The genomic stretch CAGCTCTGGATATAGCGCTGCTGGAGATAGCTCTGTTTCTATTCATTATCTCCTCAAATTCAGCCTCACTCAGAGGGGCCCGAGCTGCATCCATCTCCCTGACAACACAATTACAACACATAGATCAACACCTGATGCCTGAGGTGAGTGtctcaaaatacacacactgtgttaaTTATCTGACAGATAAGCTCTCTGAGCGAGTTTGTTACCTGCCCGGGCCGTAATCCCGGTCATAAGGGGGAGGCCGTCCGTAAGGGTCGTTGGGGGGTGGGGCTCTATCTGGTGCTGCCATGTTGTTGTTACCGGGTGGTGGGAAGAAGGCAGGGTTTACATGAGGGGCAGGTGGTGGGCCTCCAGGAGGGGGGCCACGCATGTGAGGGGGTGGCGCTAAGGCCAGGGGAGGTCCGATAGGACCAGGGGGACGAGGTGGGAATGGGCCAGGAGGGGGTGGACCTTGCTGAGGTGGGGGAGGACCAGGGGGCGGGCCATAACCTGGAGGAGGTGGGCCAGGAGGTAATGGACCAAGTGGAGGTTGGCCAAACTGACCAGGAAACAGTACAGGAGGAGGTGGGCGGTCCCCTCTATTAGGAGGGCCTGAAAGGGGTGGGGCTAAACCTTGACCAGGAGGTGGAGGGCCAGGAGGACCTGGAGGACCAGGAGGACCTGGAGGAGGGCGGGGAGGACTCTGTATACCACCTGAAGATGATCAAAGAATACAACAAACAATAAATCAATGTAGTCACTTATTTTGTGGAGAGCTAACAAAACAGTAATAGAGAAATTGTAGTAAAAGTGTCATACCAGGGAAGTGTGGAGGTGGAGCTCCAGGCCCAACAGGTCCAGGGAAGCGATCTCCTCCGGGCCCTGCAGGACCTGGAAAACGCCCGCGACCCCTACCAAGGGGAAAACCACTGCGGGGACCAACACCTGGAGGTCCAGCTTTCCCTTCCCCTGACATCTGCCCCGACTGGGTGCCTAAAAAGGGCAAATATATATCGTGAACACCCCACTATGATGAGCACAAACAGCAATCATTAGTTACAGATTAAAGTTGTAACATATtgcatattttaatataatctcAGGTACAGTATTTTAATGAGATATaggttgttgtgtgttaaagggtGACGCACTCTTGCGTGACTGCAGCTCGAACTGACTAAGCGACTGTTTGTTGCAGGGTGTGACGATCGGGTTCTGGCCGTGAAGCTCGCGCTTTGACAGCAAGTCCAACAACTTCCGGGAGGAGGCTTCAGATCCTACACATACCAACGCAAACCTGCAACACAACACGCAGAAAGTTACACATCAGTCACAATGAATAGTTTTGATTAAAACGATGCAATAACTCAAACACAATAACTACACAAGTATACAATGTTTAAAAGTTACACACAATTGTTAGAAACCATGAGTGTTCTGAATACACATGGAAGAATTGAGCGGTTTCTAGAACCACACCACAGACCCAAGATGAGCACTCAAGTTTTTTGACGTGGTTTTAGAATTTAATGTTTTGAGAGCCAATTCTGATATGATACTGATGTGAAGATTCTAGAGAAATTCCTCAGTACTAGACCACTTTGTGGAACCAAGAACAGCACAGAGTACAAAAAGAACCTCTGTGGGTTCAAGAACAGCAAATGGAACTCTAGAACCATGCTAAAAAAATCCAACAGCACTGATGAGCACAGAGCTGCATAAAGAATAAATATCAGTGAGGATTCGAGAACTAATTTCAGAGTTCCTCTGGAACACAGTGTGATGCAGAAACTCACGGCGAGTAAAGAACCCGCCTGCACATGGTCTCACCCTTTTGACTGTCCGTTAGCTCGGTTCTCAAAGAACTTGATCTCCAGCACGTCACTGATACCGATGGAGCGAATGGCTTCTGTCAGATCCTCATCTGTAGTCCACTGTGGAAACAACCACAACATTTAAAACAAGCATATTCTAATTTTAAACCACTTACAAGCTTCAGaatttgaatattaatgagtctATTGTGGTATACTGTATTACCACACAGAgcataaatatgttttaaatatgcaaaataatacTTCTGCTTTGACTACACTGATGAAGGAATGAGTGACAGCTATAAGGCAAACACACTGtaaaatcactgagttcaggtgtttttcaggggttggactcggccccttagctccagtgaaaggaactcttaatgcttcagcttcataccaagacattttggacaatttcatgctctttgtgggaacagtttggggatgtttGTAGAGTggagtctccactctaattcatcccaaaggtgttctatggggttgaggtcaggactctgtgcaggacagtcaagttcctccacaccaaactcactcatccatgtctttatggaccttgctttggtcactggtgtgcagtcatgttggaacaggaaggggtcatccccaaactgttcccacaaagagcatgaaattgtccaaaatgtcttggtatgaagctgaagcattaagagttcctttcactggaactaaggggcggagcccaacccctgaaaaacaacccctgaactcaatgatctggaggggtgtcccaatacttttggcaattcagtgtatattttgtgtgtgcgcatacccaagtcaggggtgtgtgtgtgtacacctctaagGTATGTTTGTGAATCTTACCCAGGTGAGGTTGCCGATGTACAGAGCAATGCGCTTGCCAGTATACGTGTACACAACGTTGGGCGGAGCTCCTTTATTCCCCTCGGTGCCTCCAGGTGCGGGAAGGTTGTCCAGGTAATCTCTGTCCTCTGGTGCATCACCGTTATTGGCCGAGGGGGAGATGACGTCATCATAGAGGTCGATCTGCTCGTGAACAGGATAATCTGTTTCCTGTAAACAGGGAGCGCACATCACTTTACTAAAAATACAACACACTATATTACAACTTGTTAAAATCCTTAATAATTAATGAAGATAAATTctggtttgtggtgtgtgtgagagagatagtgtgaatgtgtgtgtgagagagatag from Hemibagrus wyckioides isolate EC202008001 linkage group LG19, SWU_Hwy_1.0, whole genome shotgun sequence encodes the following:
- the cpsf6 gene encoding cleavage and polyadenylation specificity factor subunit 6 isoform X2, which produces MADGVDHIDIYADVEEEFNQETDYPVHEQIDLYDDVISPSANNGDAPEDRDYLDNLPAPGGTEGNKGAPPNVVYTYTGKRIALYIGNLTWWTTDEDLTEAIRSIGISDVLEIKFFENRANGQSKGFALVCVGSEASSRKLLDLLSKRELHGQNPIVTPCNKQSLSQFELQSRKSTQSGQMSGEGKAGPPGVGPRSGFPLGRGRGRFPGPAGPGGDRFPGPVGPGAPPPHFPGGIQSPPRPPPGPPGPPGPPGPPPPGQGLAPPLSGPPNRGDRPPPPVLFPGQFGQPPLGPLPPGPPPPGYGPPPGPPPPQQGPPPPGPFPPRPPGPIGPPLALAPPPHMRGPPPGGPPPAPHVNPAFFPPPGNNNMAAPDRAPPPNDPYGRPPPYDRDYGPGREMDAARAPLSEAEFEEIMNRNRAISSSAISRAVSDASAGDYGSAIETLVTAISLIKQSKVSADDRCKVLISSLQDCLHGIESKSYGSASRRERSRDRDHSRSREKSRRHKSRSRDRHEDYYRERSRERDRHRERDRDRERDRDREREYRHR
- the cpsf6 gene encoding cleavage and polyadenylation specificity factor subunit 6 isoform X1; translation: MADGVDHIDIYADVEEEFNQETDYPVHEQIDLYDDVISPSANNGDAPEDRDYLDNLPAPGGTEGNKGAPPNVVYTYTGKRIALYIGNLTWWTTDEDLTEAIRSIGISDVLEIKFFENRANGQSKGFALVCVGSEASSRKLLDLLSKRELHGQNPIVTPCNKQSLSQFELQSRKSTQSGQMSGEGKAGPPGVGPRSGFPLGRGRGRFPGPAGPGGDRFPGPVGPGAPPPHFPGGIQSPPRPPPGPPGPPGPPGPPPPGQGLAPPLSGPPNRGDRPPPPVLFPGQFGQPPLGPLPPGPPPPGYGPPPGPPPPQQGPPPPGPFPPRPPGPIGPPLALAPPPHMRGPPPGGPPPAPHVNPAFFPPPGNNNMAAPDRAPPPNDPYGRPPPYDRDYGPGREMDAARAPLSEAEFEEIMNRNRAISSSAISRAVSDASAGDYGSAIETLVTAISLIKQSKVSADDRCKVLISSLQDCLHGIESKSYGSASSRRERSRDRDHSRSREKSRRHKSRSRDRHEDYYRERSRERDRHRERDRDRERDRDREREYRHR